From a region of the Salarias fasciatus chromosome 6, fSalaFa1.1, whole genome shotgun sequence genome:
- the LOC115389620 gene encoding rho GDP-dissociation inhibitor 1-like: protein MADDEATPEQLAAIAAENEEPEPVNYKPPAQKTVKEIHELDKDDESLRKYKEALLGAGVGEADPNAANVVVTRMSLMCEAAPNPLVLDLQGDLEAFKSQSFVLKEGVEYKIKISFKVNNEIVSGLKYVQQTYRKGVKIDKSDYMVGSYGPRSSEYDFLTTSEEAPKGLMARGNYVIKSKFTDDDKHDHLSWEWNLNIKKDWKD, encoded by the exons ATGGCCGACGATGAGGCGACTCCGGAGCAGCTCGCAGCCATCGCCGCCGAGAACGAGGAGCCCGAGCCGGTGAACTACAAGCCGCCGGCGCAGAAGACGGTGAAGGAGATCCACGAGCTGGACAAGGACGACGAGAGCCTGCGCAAATACAAGGAGGCTCTGCtcggggccggggtcggcgagGCAG ATCCCAACGCTGCGAACGTGGTGGTGACCCGGATGAGTCTGATGTGTGAAGCAGCCCCCAACCCGCTGGTCCTGGACCTGCAAG GAGACCTGGAGGCCTTCAAGAGCCAGTCCTTTGTCCTGAAGGAGGGAGTGGAGTACAAGATCAAGATCAGCTTCAAG GTCAACAACGAGATCGTGTCGGGGCTGAAGTACGTCCAGCAGACGTACAGGAAAGGAGTGAAGA TTGACAAGTCGGACTACATGGTGGGCAGCTACGGGCCGCGGTCCAGCGAGTACGACTTCCTGACCACCTCGGAGGAGGCTCCCAAAGGCCTGATGGCTCGAGGGAACTACGTCATCAAGTCCAAGTTCACCGACGACGACAAGCACGACCACCTGTCCTGGGAGTGGAACCTGAACATCAAGAAGGACTGGAAAGACTGa